The genomic DNA GCGCCATGCCGGAAGGCGCGCCGACCACGGGGAAGGGGGCGTCGCGCAGCGCGCGATAGGTCTTCTGCCCCTGCTCCACCAGGGATTCGATCTCCCCCCAGGCGGCGATGTTCGCGGCGAAGAGGGCGAGGCCGAGATTGGCCCCGGCGGAGAAATGCGAGCCCTCGTTGTGGATCACCAGCGCGCGGAAGGCACCCTTCTTCCCCAGCGCGATGGCCTTGCCGATCAGCGCCATGACCTCCGGGTCCAGCGCGTTCATCTTGGTGTGGAATTCCAGGCAGGCGGCGCCCTCGCCGATGTCCCAGAGGCTGGCTGAACCGTTGCGCAGCAGCGGCTTCGAGCGGCGCTTGATGTCGGCCAGCAGCAGCACGCCCTCGGCCCGCGGCACGGGATGGTATTCGCCGTCCACTCCCAGGAACTGCAGCACGCCGCCCTCGGTGCGGTAGAAGCTGCGCTCCCCGGCCCGCTCCAGCAGCGCGGGCACCGGACGCCCTTCCTCGCGCAGTGCCTGGGCCAGCCAGCCGGGGCCGAGCCGGTCGATCAGCTCGAAGGGCCCGTATTTCCAGTTGTAGCCGAGCCGCATCGCCGTATCGACGGCATCCACGTCATCCGCGATCTCCCCCACCAGCGAGGCGGCATAGGAGAGCGTGTCCAGCAGCAGCGCCCGGGCGAAGCGGCCGCCGCGGTCGGGATGCGCCACCAGCCGGCGCAGGTCCCTGGCCCCGGCCTCCAGGCTTTCCAGCGCCGGCTTCTCGCTGTCGCGGTCCTCGCCCGTCCAGAGGTCGATGGCGCGCTTGAGGCTTTTCCCGCCGGCATCCTGGCCACGCGTGTAGAAGCCGCCCAGCTTGCTCTTGCGCCCGGTGCGGCCGCTCTCGATCAGCTTCGTCACCACCGGATGCTCGCGGTGCAGGGCGCGGTAGGCATCGCCTTCCGGCAGGCTGGCGAGCAGGCTGCGGGAGACATGCGGCATCAGGTCCAGCCCGACCAGGTCCAGCAGGCCGAAGACGCCCGTCTTCGGCACGCCCATCGGCCGCCCGGCCACGGCATCGGCCTCCTCGATCGAGAGGCGCAGCTCCGTGGCATGGTTCACCGCCGACTGCATCCACAGCGTGCCGATGCGGTTGGCGATGAAGCCCGGCGTGTCCTTCGCCATCACCACCGTCTTGCCGAGGCGCCGGTCGGCGTTCTCCCGGATGGTGGCCAGCACACCTGCGTCGGTCCGCGGCCCGGCCACCACCTCCAGCAGCCGCATGTAGCGGGGCGGGTTGAAGAAATGCGTGATCAGGAAGTGCCGCGCGCGTTCCGCCGGCATGCCCTCGGTCAGCGCCTGCAACGGGATGGTGGAGGTGTTGGAGGACAGCACCGCCCCCGGCTTCAGCACCCCGTCGAGGCGGGCATAGAGGTCGCGCTTGGCCTCCAGCCGCTCGGTGATCGCCTCCACCACCCAGTCGCATTCGGCGAGCAGGCGCAGGTCGCTCTCCAGCTCGCCCGGCTGCACCAGCTTCGCTGCGGCCCGGCTCATGAAGGGAGCCGGATCGGCCTTGAGCATCGCCGCCACCGCCTTGGCCGCGCCGCCTGGCACGACATCCAGCAGCACCACCGGCAAGCCGGCATTGGCCATCTGCGCCGCGATGCCGGCGCCCATCACCCCGGCGCCGATGACGCCGACCCGCTGGATCGTGCTCATTCCACCGCCTCCAGCACCGTGGCGATGCCCTGGCCGCCGCCGATGCACTGGGTGGCGAGCGCATAGCGCCCGTTCTGCCGCCGCAGCAGCGAGGCGGCCTTGCCCACGATGCGCGCCCCCGTCGCGCCCAGCGGATGGCCGAGCGCGATGGCGCCGCCATCGATGTTCACCATGGCCGGATCGAGCCCCAGCTCGCGGATGCAGGCGATGGACTGGCTGGCGAAGGCCTCGTTCAGCTCCACCACGTCAAGGTCGCCCACCCCGATCCCCGCCCGGGCCAGTGCCTTGCGCGAGGCCTCGACCGGCCCCATCCCCATGATCTCAGGCGCGCAGCCCGCCACGGCGATGCCGCGGATGCGGGCCAGCGGCTCCATGCCGCGCGATCGTGCATGTTCCTCCGAACAGACCAGCAGCGCCGCGGCGCCATCGGTGAGCGGCGAGGAGGTGCCGGCCGTCACCGTGCCTTCCTTGTCGAAGGCGGGCTTGAGCGAGGCGAGCCCGTCCGCCGTGGTGTCGGGGCGGATGCAGCCATCCGCCTCCACCGTCCCGGTCCTGGTGCGGATCGGCACGATCTCGGCGGAGAAATAGCCCTCCGCCTGGGCCTTCGCCGCCCGGCGCTGGCTCTCGGCAGCGAATTCCTCCTGCTCCCGCCGCGGGATCTGGTGCCGCCGCGCGACATTCTCCGCCGTCTCGCCCATCGAGATGTAGGCTTGCGGGAACTCCTTCGCGAGCACGGGATGCGGCAGCGGGTTGAAGCCCATGATCGGCACCCGCGACATGCTTTCCACCCCGGCGCAGAGGAAGGCCTCCCCCGCCCCCATGCGGATCGCCCCCGCCGCCTGATGCACCGCCTGCATCGAGGAGCCGCAGAAGCGGTTCACCGTCACCCCGCCCGCCGCCTGCGGCAGCCCGGCCAGGAAGCTCGCCAGCCGGGCGATGTTCAGCCCCTGCTCGCCCTCCGGAAAGGCGCAGCCCATGACCACGTCCTCGATCGCCGCTGGGTCCGCCTTCGATTCCGCCAGCAGCGCCCGCATCACCTGTGCCACCAGCTCGTCGGGCCGGACCCTGGCCAGGTCCCCCTTGCCGGCGAAGTGAAACGGCGAACGCCGATAGGCCGCGATCACCACATCCGTCATGGCTCGTTCCTCTGGTCCTTGGTGTTCTTGCGCGGCGCTCCGGAGAGGGCTCTGCCCTCCCCGGACCCCACCCGCCAAGGGACGCTGGTCCCTTGGAACCCTGTGGGCGCTCCGCGAGGAGGAGCTTCGACCGCCATTGCGCCAGGTGGCGACCGGCTGGCCATCACCCCTCCTCGCGGAGCGCTCATGGCGGGGTCTCGGCGGCACGCTGTGCCGCTGAGCGGCCCCTTCTTCAGCAAAGGGTCCGGGAGGCAGAGCCTCCCGGTTCCCGGGCCGAAGCACGAAGCCCCGAGGGTCAGCCCTGGCCGGAAAGGGCCTTCGCCGCCTGGGTCTCGATGTCGCGCAACTCGGTGAGGGTCTGTTCCAGGTCGGTGCGCTGTTGTTCCAGCCGGACGATGCGTTCGCGCACGCTGTCCAGCAGCCAGCGGATCTGTTCCGCCTGGCCGTGCCGCGCGTCGTAGAGGTCGAGATACTCGCGGATCTCGTTCAGCGAGAAGCCGAGGCGCTTGCCGCGCAACACCAGCATCAGCCGCGCCCGGTCGCGCCGGTCGAAGACCCGCGTGGTGCCGGCGCGTTCCGGGGCGAGCAGCCCCTTCGCCTCGTAGAAGCGGATCGCGCGCGGCGTGATGCCCAGCTCCTCGGCGAGCTGGTTGACCGTATAGAGCTGGCGCAGCCTGGAACCCCCTGTCTGCGGTGTGGCGGATGGATGCCGGAGCCTGTCGCGCTGGGTGGGTCATCGTCAGGCCCCTCCGCGCGGATGGCGCTCGCGCAGCTCCTGGCGCAGCTCGGTCTTGGAGAGCTTGCCCACCGCCGTGCGCGGCAGTTCCTCGCGCAGCTCGATCAGCCGCGGCCGCTCGATGGGCGAAAGGCGCTCCGCCAGGAAGGCATGCAGATCCTCCATCGTGAGGGAGGCGCCGGGGCGCGGCTGCACGAAGGCGGCGGGGCTCTCGCCGCGATACGGGTCGGGCATGCCCAGCACCGTCGCCGCCGCCACGTCGGGATGGGTGTAGAGCGCTTCCTCGATCGCGCGCGGATAGACGTTGAAGCCGGAGCACAGGATGATGTCCTTGATCCGGTCCACCAGCGTCACATAGCCGTCCGGCGCCATGATCCCGACATCGCCGGTGCGCAGGAAACCGTCGGGGAGCAGCACGCGCGCCGTCTCCTCCGGTTCCCCCCAATAGCCCTGCATCACGTTGGGCCCGCGCACGCAGAGCTCGCCGCGCTCGCCCGGCAGCAGGGCGCGGCCCGGGTCGTCCAGGGCGCGGATCTCCGCCTCCACGCCCGGCAGGGGCAGGCCGATGCTGCCGGCGCGGTTCTCGCCCACCAGGGGGTTGCAGAAGCAGACCGGCGAGGCCTCGGTGAGGCCGTAGCCCTCCACCAGAACGCAGCCGCTCGCCGCCTCGAAATCATGCTTCACCTCCAGCGGCAGGGGCGCGCCGCCGGAAATGCAGAAGCGCACGGAGGACAGCATCGCGCGCGGCGTGCCGGCATCGAGGATCGCCTTGAACAGCGTCGGCACGCCGGGCAGCAGGGTTGGCGGCTTGCGGCGCAGCGCCGTGCGGAAGCTAGCCTGGTCGTAGCGCGGCAGCAGCACGATCTCGGCACCCCAGGCGAGGCCGGCATTCAGCGCCACGGTCATGGCGAAGACATGGAAGAAAGGCAGCACGGCGAGCAGGCGCTCTTCGCCCTCGCGGCATTCGTGGAACCAGCACCGCACCTGCTCCAGGTTGGCGGTCAGGTTGGCATGGGTCAGCACCGCGCCTTTGGGCCGGCCGGTGGTGCCGCCGGTGAATTGCAGCACCGCCACGTCGCCGGGAGTTATGGCGGGGCCGTCACCCAGGGGCGGCGCCTCCAGCAGCGTGTCGAAGAGCGTGACCTGCGGGTCGTGGCGCGGCACGGTGCCGATGCTGGCGCGGCGCGCGAGGCGGAAGCCGATGCCCTTGAGCGCCGGCAGCGCCCCGGCGAAGCGGCAGGCCACCACGTGCCGCAGCGGACCGTCCTCCCGCCCCGGGCGGCGGAGCAGGCCGAGCACGCGCTCCAGCATCGGCTCCAGGTCGAGCACCACCATGATCCGCGTGTCCGAGGCGCGGGCCTGGGCCGAGAGTTCCATCGGCATGTGCAGCGGGTTGAAATTCACCACCACGCCGCCGGCCTTCAGCACGGCGAAGTAGCTGATGACGTAGAAGGGGCAGTTCGGCATGCAGAGGCCGACATGCGTGCCCTTCCGCACGCCCAGGCGGCGGAAGCCCTCGGCGGCGCGGTCCACTTGCGCGCCAAGCTGGGCATAGGTCCAGCCACGGCCGAAGAAATCGAGGCAGGGCCGCTCCCCGAAACGCGCCACCGCATGGCGCAGCATCTCCGGCAGGGTGGCGGGGACGGGCAGGGCGCCCCAGTCCACCCCAGGCGGATAGCTGGCGAGCCAGGGATGGACGGCGTCCTGGTGCGGCACTCCGCCCGCGCCGCCGGGGGCGGGCGCCCTGTCCGGTGGCGGGGTGGAAAAGCCGGAGGAGGGCGGCGGCACCGGCCGGGCCCGTTCCGCATCGCCTGCCATCGTTCCGTCGCCCTGCATGTCCGCCCCCGCCGCTACAGGCTGATTCGCGCCTGCAGCGCGAAGACATCGACCGAGTTGCTGTAGCGCTGGTCGAGGTCGCCCCGCAGGAAGTCGGCCGAGCCGGGGCTGCCGGCGCGGAGGTGCACGACGCCATCGCGAGCGAAGATGTGCGAATAGCCCGCCGAGATCTCCATCCGATCCGTGACCTTGTAGGAAGCGCCGACCGAGAGCCAGTAGCGGTCCGTGTCGGGCACCCGCGGCGTGCGGTAGGCGCTCTTCACCGGCGACTGGTCATAGGCGAAGCCGGTGCGCAGCCGCAGCTTCTCGTTGAGCTGGTATTCCGTGCCGATCGAGGCGAAGACCGTGTCGCGCCAGTTCTCCGCCGTCACTGTGTCCGCGCGGCCATCCGCCTTGATGCGGAGCTCCTGGAAGCGC from Roseomonas gilardii includes the following:
- a CDS encoding 3-hydroxyacyl-CoA dehydrogenase/enoyl-CoA hydratase family protein, which produces MSTIQRVGVIGAGVMGAGIAAQMANAGLPVVLLDVVPGGAAKAVAAMLKADPAPFMSRAAAKLVQPGELESDLRLLAECDWVVEAITERLEAKRDLYARLDGVLKPGAVLSSNTSTIPLQALTEGMPAERARHFLITHFFNPPRYMRLLEVVAGPRTDAGVLATIRENADRRLGKTVVMAKDTPGFIANRIGTLWMQSAVNHATELRLSIEEADAVAGRPMGVPKTGVFGLLDLVGLDLMPHVSRSLLASLPEGDAYRALHREHPVVTKLIESGRTGRKSKLGGFYTRGQDAGGKSLKRAIDLWTGEDRDSEKPALESLEAGARDLRRLVAHPDRGGRFARALLLDTLSYAASLVGEIADDVDAVDTAMRLGYNWKYGPFELIDRLGPGWLAQALREEGRPVPALLERAGERSFYRTEGGVLQFLGVDGEYHPVPRAEGVLLLADIKRRSKPLLRNGSASLWDIGEGAACLEFHTKMNALDPEVMALIGKAIALGKKGAFRALVIHNEGSHFSAGANLGLALFAANIAAWGEIESLVEQGQKTYRALRDAPFPVVGAPSGMALGGGCEILLHCDAVQAHAESYIGLVEVGVGLIPGWGGCATLLRRWQSAPGLPHGPMPPLAKTFEMISTAQVAKSAFEAKELQLLRATDGITMNRDRLLADARERALAMVEGYEPQQPAPLRLAGPSGRAALDLAVGSAVKLGKATPHDEVVCAYLADTLTGGEAADYTEEVPEERVLSLERKHFMALLRHPASLARVEHMLETGRPLRN
- a CDS encoding thiolase family protein, whose protein sequence is MTDVVIAAYRRSPFHFAGKGDLARVRPDELVAQVMRALLAESKADPAAIEDVVMGCAFPEGEQGLNIARLASFLAGLPQAAGGVTVNRFCGSSMQAVHQAAGAIRMGAGEAFLCAGVESMSRVPIMGFNPLPHPVLAKEFPQAYISMGETAENVARRHQIPRREQEEFAAESQRRAAKAQAEGYFSAEIVPIRTRTGTVEADGCIRPDTTADGLASLKPAFDKEGTVTAGTSSPLTDGAAALLVCSEEHARSRGMEPLARIRGIAVAGCAPEIMGMGPVEASRKALARAGIGVGDLDVVELNEAFASQSIACIRELGLDPAMVNIDGGAIALGHPLGATGARIVGKAASLLRRQNGRYALATQCIGGGQGIATVLEAVE
- a CDS encoding long-chain-fatty-acid--CoA ligase, producing the protein MQGDGTMAGDAERARPVPPPSSGFSTPPPDRAPAPGGAGGVPHQDAVHPWLASYPPGVDWGALPVPATLPEMLRHAVARFGERPCLDFFGRGWTYAQLGAQVDRAAEGFRRLGVRKGTHVGLCMPNCPFYVISYFAVLKAGGVVVNFNPLHMPMELSAQARASDTRIMVVLDLEPMLERVLGLLRRPGREDGPLRHVVACRFAGALPALKGIGFRLARRASIGTVPRHDPQVTLFDTLLEAPPLGDGPAITPGDVAVLQFTGGTTGRPKGAVLTHANLTANLEQVRCWFHECREGEERLLAVLPFFHVFAMTVALNAGLAWGAEIVLLPRYDQASFRTALRRKPPTLLPGVPTLFKAILDAGTPRAMLSSVRFCISGGAPLPLEVKHDFEAASGCVLVEGYGLTEASPVCFCNPLVGENRAGSIGLPLPGVEAEIRALDDPGRALLPGERGELCVRGPNVMQGYWGEPEETARVLLPDGFLRTGDVGIMAPDGYVTLVDRIKDIILCSGFNVYPRAIEEALYTHPDVAAATVLGMPDPYRGESPAAFVQPRPGASLTMEDLHAFLAERLSPIERPRLIELREELPRTAVGKLSKTELRQELRERHPRGGA
- a CDS encoding MerR family transcriptional regulator; the encoded protein is MRQLYTVNQLAEELGITPRAIRFYEAKGLLAPERAGTTRVFDRRDRARLMLVLRGKRLGFSLNEIREYLDLYDARHGQAEQIRWLLDSVRERIVRLEQQRTDLEQTLTELRDIETQAAKALSGQG